In a single window of the Mesorhizobium shangrilense genome:
- a CDS encoding chaperone NapD — MPDVERHHISSAVVTTLPERSTEVQRSIAAMDGVEVYAAENNKIVVVIEGPNTGALGDRLTRIALLDGVITANMVYEHIDELEVAET, encoded by the coding sequence ATGCCTGACGTCGAACGCCATCACATTTCGAGCGCGGTCGTCACCACCTTGCCGGAGCGCTCGACCGAAGTGCAGCGCAGTATCGCGGCCATGGACGGCGTCGAGGTCTACGCCGCCGAGAACAACAAGATCGTCGTCGTCATCGAGGGGCCGAACACCGGAGCGCTGGGCGACCGGCTGACCCGCATCGCGCTGCTCGACGGAGTTATCACGGCGAACATGGTCTACGAACATATCGACGAGTTGGAGGTCGCGGAGACATGA